From the genome of Eucalyptus grandis isolate ANBG69807.140 chromosome 2, ASM1654582v1, whole genome shotgun sequence, one region includes:
- the LOC104434241 gene encoding cytochrome P450 71AP13, with protein MILLQYLFLPTCLVLAAFLIVLGKRKSRNKRSNLPPGPPKLPIIGNLHQLGKPPHRSLHRLAMKCGPIMYLQLGKVPTIVVSSAAMAKEVMKTHDLVLANRPQIFSAKHLFYNCTDMAFSPCGTYWRHIRKICILELLSVRRVQSFSHLRKEEVARLVHRVAESCPGTINLSKLLALYTNNVLCRSAFGRDFSAGGDYDKHGFQSMLEEFQELLAGFSIGDFFPSLEFVHSLTGMKARLQHAFKRFDRLFDEILSEHSNESKATEAHKDIVDVLIDIEKNGYGDMPLTRPNIKALLLVGESGSVW; from the coding sequence ATGATTCTCCTTCAGTATCTGTTTCTCCCAACATGCTTGGTCCTAGCAGCTTTTCTGATAGTTCTCGGGAAGAGAAAGTCTAGGAACAAAAGAAGCAACCTCCCACCGGGCCCTCCCAAGTTGCCTATCATTGGCAATCTCCACCAGCTTGGCAAACCGCCACACAGATCTCTCCATCGCCTCGCCATGAAGTGCGGGCCGATCATGTACTTGCAGCTCGGCAAAGTCCCGACCATAGTTGTTTCCTCGGCCGCGATGGCCAAGGAGGTGATGAAAACCCACGACCTAGTGCTTGCGAACCGCCCTCAAATCTTCTCTGCCAAGCACTTGTTTTACAACTGCACGGACATGGCCTTCTCTCCCTGTGGCACTTATTGGAGGCACATAAGGAAAATCTGCATACTTGAATTGCTTAGCGTGAGAAGGGTTCAGTCATTTAGTCATCTGAGGAAGGAAGAAGTTGCCCGTTTAGTTCACAGGGTGGCAGAGTCCTGTCCAGGCACCATAAATCTATCTAAATTACTGGCGTTGTATACGAATAACGTGCTTTGCCGGAGTGCTTTTGGGAGGGACTTTTCAGCAGGAGGGGACTACGATAAGCATGGGTTCCAGAGCATGCTGGAGGAGTTTCAGGAGCTGCTTGCGGGATTCAGCATAGGagatttctttccttccttggAATTCGTTCATAGCCTGACCGGGATGAAGGCTAGACTTCAACACGCCTTTAAGCGCTTCGATCGTCTTTTTGACGAGATACTGAGCGAACATTCGAATGAAAGCAAAGCTACGGAGGCGCATAAGGATATTGTGGATGTTCTGATCGATATCGAGAAGAACGGTTACGGTGATATGCCCCTTACAAGGCCTAACATCAAAGCCCTTCTCCTGGTCGGTGAATCAGGgtctgtttggtaa
- the LOC120289877 gene encoding cytochrome P450 71AP13-like yields the protein MMEDIRELLGGFSIGDFFPSMEFIHSLTGMKSRLEHTFRRFDDLFNVILREHQEENKATELHKYLVDVLLDIQKNGCGEMPLTRDNVKAIILDMFAAGTDTTFITLDWGMTELVINQKAMERAQAEVRSVLGERKSVQETDLPHLPYLKAVIKEIFRLHPPAPVLGPRESMEDVTIDGYSIPAKTRFFVNAWSIGRDPESWVDPQSFRPERFLNENSNIDFKGQDFELIPFGAGRRSCPAIAFGTASVELALAQLLHSFDWELHHGTQPKDLDMTEVFGITMHRIANLTVVAKPHFS from the exons ATGATGGAGGACATTCGGGAGTTGCTCGGAGGATTCAGTATAGGAGATTTCTTTCCTTCAATGGAATTCATCCATAGCCTGACCGGGATGAAATCCAGACTTGAGCACACGTTTCGGCGCTTTGATGATCTTTTCAATGTGATACTGAGAGAGCATCAGGAAGAAAATAAAGCTACGGAGCTGCACAAGTATCTTGTGGATGTTTTACTTGATATACAGAAGAACGGTTGTGGTGAAATGCCTCTCACCAGGGACAATGTTAAAGCCATCATCCTG GATATGTTTGCAGCAGGAACTGATACAACATTCATAACCCTTGATTGGGGAATGACAGAACTTGTCATCAATCAAAAAGCCATGGAAAGAGCACAAGCCGAAGTACGAAGCGTCCTTGGAGAGAGAAAATCCGTGCAAGAAACTGACCTACCTCATCTGCCATACTTGAAGGCTGTCATTAAGGAGATATTCCGGTTGCACCCTCCTGCTCCAGTGTTAGGCCCCAGAGAATCTATGGAGGACGTAACCATTGATGGGTACTCCATCCCAGCAAAAACCCGTTTCTTCGTCAATGCTTGGTCAATTGGGCGGGACCCAGAATCCTGGGTCGATCCACAATCGTTTCGACCGGAAAGATTCCTTAATGAAAATAGCAACATTGACTTCAAAGGGCAGGATTTTGAGCTGATACCCTTCGGTGCTGGTAGGAGGAGCTGCCCGGCTATTGCATTTGGAACTGCCAGTGTTGAGCTTGCTTTAGCTCAACTTCTTCACAGTTTCGATTGGGAGCTTCATCATGGGACCCAGCCTAAGGATTTGGATATGACCGAAGTTTTTGGCATCACAATGCACAGAATTGCCAACCTCACGGTTGTAGCCAAACCCCACTTCTCCTAG